A single region of the Streptomyces virginiae genome encodes:
- a CDS encoding rodlin, translating to MFKKFMTAAAVSAVAIGAGAAAAAPAMAIGNDNGVNTVNGNGAQQIYGNQKTHGDMSPQLSLVQGTLNKPCIGLPAKVNAQSLIAALNIGVQDINVLSNPQNQQCTENSTQAKGDEPLSHILDNIPVLSGNLSAGS from the coding sequence ATGTTCAAGAAGTTCATGACTGCCGCCGCGGTCTCCGCCGTTGCGATCGGCGCGGGCGCTGCCGCCGCGGCCCCGGCCATGGCCATCGGTAACGACAACGGGGTCAACACCGTCAACGGCAACGGTGCCCAGCAGATCTACGGCAACCAGAAGACCCACGGCGACATGAGCCCGCAGCTCAGCCTGGTCCAGGGCACCCTCAACAAGCCCTGCATCGGCCTGCCGGCGAAGGTCAACGCCCAGTCGCTGATCGCCGCGCTCAACATCGGTGTCCAGGACATCAACGTCCTGTCCAACCCGCAGAACCAGCAGTGCACCGAGAACTCCACCCAGGCCAAGGGCGACGAGCCGCTCTCGCACATCCTGGACAACATCCCGGTCCTCTCCGGCAACCTCTCGGCCGGCAGCTGA
- a CDS encoding chaplin, whose translation MRQVLSRQVLGKGMLTAAAASSLLSIATGAAYAHPGASAEASHSPGVLAGNSVSVPITFAPNVCGNSVDGGAALNPAMGNTCVTDTGSHADDGYDYGRYLSPENAQAFERYLDEREGRHVVPEQRHGSPRHAGGPEQPRHEQARHEQPRQDGPRHAKPRQEEPRHEGGYGGPGEQRGKEECDDHPESSPPPPPAHHAPPAPERPHPMPEPVEEHPAPLPTPEPVQEAPAPPAEESPHTLPAPEPAPAPVEEAPHPLPAPAPGPAPVVEEGPPSGPPHGSLPVEHPAPAPAPAPEVVPPADQPPAAPGGDTPVTLPPAPAPAPAPAPAPAPLPAPAPVQPSAPAPAHVTGPVLAETGAGQPAAAAALATALILGGAILYRRSRVS comes from the coding sequence ATGCGACAGGTACTGAGCCGACAGGTACTGGGCAAGGGGATGCTCACGGCGGCAGCCGCGTCGAGTCTGCTGTCGATCGCGACCGGCGCGGCCTACGCGCACCCCGGAGCGAGTGCCGAGGCCTCGCACTCACCGGGCGTGCTGGCCGGCAACAGCGTCTCGGTACCGATCACCTTCGCACCGAACGTGTGCGGCAACAGCGTGGACGGCGGTGCGGCGCTCAACCCTGCGATGGGGAACACGTGCGTCACCGACACCGGTTCGCACGCGGACGACGGCTACGACTACGGGCGCTACCTCAGCCCCGAGAACGCCCAGGCCTTCGAGCGCTACCTCGACGAGCGCGAGGGCCGGCACGTGGTGCCGGAGCAGCGCCACGGATCGCCGCGCCACGCGGGCGGACCGGAGCAGCCGCGGCACGAGCAGGCCCGCCACGAGCAGCCCCGACAGGACGGACCGCGGCACGCGAAGCCGCGCCAGGAGGAGCCGCGTCACGAGGGTGGCTACGGCGGCCCCGGTGAGCAGCGGGGCAAGGAGGAGTGCGACGACCACCCCGAGTCGTCACCGCCGCCCCCGCCGGCGCACCACGCTCCCCCCGCGCCCGAGCGGCCGCACCCCATGCCGGAACCGGTGGAGGAGCACCCGGCCCCGCTGCCCACCCCGGAGCCGGTCCAGGAGGCCCCCGCGCCCCCGGCCGAGGAGTCGCCGCACACGCTGCCCGCCCCGGAGCCCGCCCCGGCCCCCGTCGAGGAGGCTCCGCACCCGCTGCCGGCCCCCGCGCCCGGCCCGGCTCCCGTGGTGGAGGAGGGGCCCCCCTCCGGGCCGCCGCACGGCAGCCTGCCCGTGGAACACCCGGCGCCGGCCCCGGCGCCCGCGCCCGAGGTGGTACCTCCCGCGGACCAGCCGCCGGCCGCCCCCGGCGGTGACACCCCGGTCACCCTTCCCCCGGCGCCGGCCCCGGCCCCCGCCCCGGCCCCGGCCCCGGCGCCCCTCCCCGCGCCCGCTCCCGTACAGCCGTCGGCCCCCGCTCCGGCGCACGTGACCGGGCCGGTGCTGGCCGAGACCGGCGCGGGGCAGCCCGCGGCCGCGGCGGCCCTCGCCACCGCCCTGATCCTGGGCGGCGCCATTCTGTACCGGCGGTCGCGCGTCTCCTGA
- a CDS encoding glycosyltransferase: MPSQPRSAQPTTVLHLVQPVDGGVARVVTDLVRAQTAEGLRTVVGCPPGGTLPDTARAAGAEVLTWRAGRAPGPGLPAEIIGARQVLHRVRPDLLHAHSAKAGLAGRLAARGSLPTVFQPHAWSFDAVGGATGALALRWERYGARWADRVLCVSDAERRAGETEGITARWSVIRNGVDLDHFRPGGPDPDRDRALARAELPLPAGFPADGPLAVCVGRICHQKGQDVLLKAWPELLATVPGARLALVGDGPDTERLRRIAPPDVHFAGAAADIRPWLRAADLVVLPSRWEGMALAPLEAMACGRPVLVSDVSGARESLPPGQGRLCLVPPEDPTALAEALGRLLAEPRLLAELGEQARQHARTDFDVRRTTDAVTGLYHELLGRPRPLNQERISR; encoded by the coding sequence GTGCCCAGTCAACCTCGGTCGGCACAACCCACGACCGTCCTCCACCTCGTACAACCCGTCGACGGCGGTGTGGCCAGGGTCGTCACCGACCTCGTCCGCGCGCAGACCGCCGAAGGGCTGCGCACCGTCGTCGGGTGTCCGCCCGGCGGCACGCTCCCCGACACCGCCCGCGCCGCCGGGGCCGAAGTGCTCACCTGGCGCGCCGGGCGGGCCCCCGGGCCCGGACTGCCCGCCGAGATCATCGGCGCCCGGCAGGTCCTCCACCGGGTACGCCCCGACCTCCTGCACGCCCACAGCGCCAAGGCCGGCCTCGCCGGCCGACTCGCCGCACGCGGGAGCCTGCCCACCGTCTTCCAACCCCACGCCTGGTCCTTCGACGCGGTCGGCGGGGCCACCGGCGCGCTCGCGCTGCGCTGGGAGCGGTACGGGGCCCGCTGGGCCGACCGGGTGCTCTGCGTCAGCGACGCCGAACGCCGCGCGGGCGAGACCGAGGGGATCACCGCCCGCTGGTCGGTGATCCGCAACGGCGTGGACCTGGACCACTTCCGCCCCGGCGGACCCGACCCCGACCGGGACCGGGCCCTGGCCCGCGCCGAACTGCCCCTGCCCGCGGGCTTCCCGGCCGACGGACCGCTCGCCGTCTGCGTCGGCCGGATCTGCCACCAGAAGGGGCAGGACGTCCTGCTGAAGGCCTGGCCCGAGCTGCTCGCCACCGTCCCCGGAGCCCGCCTCGCCCTCGTCGGGGACGGCCCCGACACCGAACGGCTGCGCCGCATCGCCCCACCCGACGTGCACTTCGCGGGCGCCGCCGCCGACATCCGACCGTGGCTTCGGGCCGCCGATCTCGTTGTACTGCCGTCGCGGTGGGAAGGCATGGCGCTCGCCCCGCTCGAAGCCATGGCCTGTGGCCGCCCGGTCCTGGTCTCCGACGTCAGCGGTGCCAGGGAAAGCCTGCCGCCGGGCCAGGGGCGCCTGTGCCTGGTGCCGCCGGAGGACCCGACGGCCCTGGCCGAGGCCCTGGGCCGGCTGCTCGCCGAGCCGCGGCTGCTCGCCGAACTCGGGGAGCAGGCCCGGCAGCACGCCCGGACCGACTTCGACGTGCGGCGGACCACGGACGCGGTCACCGGCCTGTACCACGAACTGCTGGGCAGGCCCCGGCCCTTGAACCAGGAGCGCATCAGCCGATGA
- a CDS encoding rodlin, translating to MIKKMMASAAVAASVVGIGAAMAPQAMAIGNDNGVNTVQGNGAAQIYGNQATYGNMSPQMALIQGSFNKPCIALPAKANVQSVLALVNVGVQDIPVLSSPQNQQCTENSTQAKGDEALSHILDNIPILSGNVSNGS from the coding sequence ATGATCAAGAAGATGATGGCCTCGGCCGCGGTTGCCGCCTCGGTCGTGGGCATCGGCGCCGCCATGGCTCCGCAGGCGATGGCGATCGGCAACGACAACGGCGTCAACACCGTCCAGGGCAACGGCGCCGCGCAGATCTACGGCAACCAGGCCACCTACGGCAACATGAGCCCGCAGATGGCGCTGATCCAGGGCTCCTTCAACAAGCCCTGCATCGCCCTCCCCGCGAAGGCCAACGTGCAGTCCGTGCTGGCGCTGGTCAACGTCGGCGTCCAGGACATCCCGGTCCTGTCCAGCCCGCAGAACCAGCAGTGCACCGAGAACTCCACCCAGGCCAAGGGCGACGAGGCCCTCTCGCACATCCTGGACAACATCCCGATCCTCTCCGGCAACGTCTCGAACGGCAGCTGA
- a CDS encoding chaplin: MNSAKKAALVLATAGLAAAGAAGSAAADSSAEGAAVGSPGVLSGNLAQVPVHIPVNVCGNTVNVVGLLNPAFGNVCVNN, translated from the coding sequence ATGAACTCTGCCAAGAAGGCCGCCCTGGTCCTGGCCACCGCTGGTCTCGCTGCGGCCGGTGCCGCCGGCTCCGCCGCCGCCGACTCGTCGGCCGAGGGCGCGGCCGTGGGTTCCCCCGGCGTCCTGTCCGGCAACCTGGCCCAGGTGCCGGTGCACATCCCGGTCAACGTCTGCGGCAACACCGTGAACGTCGTCGGCCTGCTGAACCCGGCGTTCGGCAACGTCTGCGTCAACAACTGA
- a CDS encoding chaplin yields the protein MKKRLVRGTTIAVASAAALIGGAGLASAHGGDGATAHGVTAGSPGVLSGNLLQVPVDVPVNACGLTVNVIALLNPSFGNTCINA from the coding sequence ATGAAGAAGAGGCTGGTGCGCGGCACCACCATCGCCGTCGCGAGCGCCGCCGCGCTGATCGGCGGCGCGGGCCTCGCCTCCGCGCACGGCGGGGACGGCGCGACGGCTCACGGCGTCACGGCGGGGTCCCCCGGCGTCCTGAGCGGCAACCTGCTCCAGGTGCCCGTCGACGTCCCGGTCAACGCCTGCGGCCTCACGGTGAACGTGATCGCCCTGCTGAACCCCTCGTTCGGCAACACCTGCATCAACGCCTGA
- a CDS encoding vitamin K epoxide reductase family protein — protein sequence MATNTVGLPRQQVRPRSGHEGEQSAAPKGLAWLLAVTGAAGLLASWVITLDKFLLLEDPDFKPACSLNPVVSCGSVMTSEQAAAFGFPNPMLGLVAYAVVVCVGAGLLAGARYRGWFWLGLNAGTLFGTGFCGWLMVQSLYEINALCLWCCLAWVATLLMFWAVTAHNVRTRVLPAPGPLRGFFTEFGWAPPALHLGVIGMLILTRWWDFWTG from the coding sequence ATGGCAACGAATACAGTGGGCCTCCCGCGCCAGCAGGTACGGCCCCGCAGTGGACACGAGGGCGAACAGAGCGCCGCTCCGAAGGGGTTGGCCTGGCTGCTGGCCGTCACCGGGGCGGCCGGCCTGCTGGCCTCGTGGGTGATCACCCTCGACAAGTTCCTCCTGCTGGAGGACCCGGACTTCAAGCCCGCGTGCAGTCTCAACCCGGTGGTCTCCTGCGGCAGCGTGATGACGAGCGAGCAGGCGGCCGCCTTCGGCTTCCCCAATCCGATGCTGGGGCTCGTCGCGTACGCCGTCGTGGTCTGCGTCGGCGCGGGTTTGCTGGCGGGCGCCCGCTACCGCGGCTGGTTCTGGCTCGGACTGAACGCCGGCACGCTCTTCGGCACCGGCTTCTGCGGTTGGCTGATGGTCCAGTCGCTCTACGAGATCAACGCGCTCTGCCTGTGGTGCTGCCTCGCCTGGGTCGCGACGCTGCTGATGTTCTGGGCGGTGACCGCGCACAACGTCCGTACGCGCGTCCTGCCCGCCCCCGGCCCGCTGCGGGGCTTCTTCACCGAATTCGGCTGGGCCCCGCCCGCCCTGCACCTCGGAGTGATCGGCATGCTGATCCTCACCCGCTGGTGGGACTTCTGGACCGGCTGA
- a CDS encoding DUF3344 domain-containing protein yields the protein MISGPSSDKVHSCFVPLIENGDRVMGSSRRILGALGLLSCLTLSVNAQTAGAAVPAPKELPRIPFTQRYQAVQHGGLVRASNSGISCRKEHSPQAEPCAEVKKGAAGVNSDFEMFYSEVDKDPDTYNSTRAELKVPQGAKVSYARLYWGGNLRVGEQKPPQDDGRVLVAEPGGAYKEVLADTVMGHRTDAGSDAYQASADVTPLVRKGGAGMWTVAQLNIAMGHSEVGAWGGWTLVVAYEHPQEPVRRISLWDGFEPLAARAGDAIVEIEGLDAPAGSAGRVGMVGYDGDRGTLGDSLTVTADSGRRVSLSDGENPFNDVMNSTITEFGDQSFVRQPEHMNNLGYDADVFDLSPALSDGARSLNFRFTGESQGHFLGVLFVQTDARR from the coding sequence GTGATTTCCGGCCCGAGTTCTGACAAAGTTCACTCCTGTTTTGTCCCCTTGATCGAAAATGGAGACAGGGTCATGGGTTCCTCCCGCAGAATCCTCGGCGCGCTCGGTCTGCTGTCCTGCCTCACTCTTTCCGTGAACGCCCAGACGGCGGGGGCGGCGGTTCCCGCTCCCAAGGAGCTGCCCCGGATCCCCTTCACCCAGCGTTACCAGGCCGTGCAGCACGGCGGGCTGGTGCGTGCCTCCAACTCCGGCATCAGCTGCCGCAAGGAACACTCCCCGCAGGCCGAGCCGTGCGCCGAGGTCAAGAAGGGCGCGGCGGGGGTCAACAGCGACTTCGAGATGTTCTACAGCGAGGTCGACAAGGACCCGGACACCTACAACTCCACCCGGGCCGAGCTCAAGGTCCCGCAGGGCGCGAAGGTCTCGTACGCCCGGCTCTACTGGGGCGGGAACCTGCGGGTGGGCGAGCAGAAGCCGCCGCAGGACGACGGCCGGGTGCTGGTCGCCGAACCCGGCGGCGCGTACAAGGAGGTCCTCGCCGACACGGTGATGGGCCACCGCACGGACGCCGGCAGCGACGCCTACCAGGCTTCCGCCGACGTGACCCCGCTGGTCCGCAAGGGCGGGGCCGGTATGTGGACGGTGGCCCAGCTCAACATCGCGATGGGCCACTCCGAGGTGGGGGCCTGGGGCGGCTGGACGCTGGTCGTCGCCTACGAGCACCCGCAGGAGCCGGTGCGCCGGATCTCGCTGTGGGACGGCTTCGAGCCGCTCGCCGCCCGCGCCGGGGACGCGATCGTCGAGATCGAGGGGCTGGACGCGCCGGCCGGCTCCGCGGGTCGGGTCGGGATGGTCGGGTACGACGGGGACCGCGGCACCCTCGGGGATTCACTCACCGTGACGGCCGACAGTGGCCGCCGGGTGAGTCTCAGTGATGGAGAAAATCCTTTTAATGATGTTATGAATTCCACGATCACGGAATTCGGCGATCAGTCGTTCGTGCGACAGCCCGAACATATGAACAATCTCGGATATGACGCGGACGTGTTCGACCTGAGCCCCGCACTGTCCGATGGCGCCCGCAGTCTGAACTTCAGGTTCACGGGTGAAAGTCAGGGTCATTTCCTCGGTGTGCTCTTCGTTCAGACAGACGCGCGCCGCTGA
- a CDS encoding DUF6227 family protein: MSDPYETTEAHLERLLGRALNSFDLPDRLVERLGTALAHSSSLYTTHHSPEAGIWRETHRHTYLLTDGGSVSLWELTYRLEGDRSPRHEVFASKAETCLAVTRLFGEASAGASPDPSPMPGEDEPEGDVALLSALYAARSPMRRHREYAVEDSADHARRVLRRAENADRPGEPVTTLLRSAYAHQITQAFGARHSFADGRGAGFSLYEHAFVLLDGTEVSLWEVEHTATPDGRHMCEVYESEAAARGAMELRSRVR, from the coding sequence TTGAGCGATCCGTACGAGACAACCGAGGCGCACCTCGAACGACTCCTCGGCCGCGCCCTCAACTCCTTCGACCTGCCGGACCGGCTGGTCGAGCGCCTCGGCACGGCGCTCGCCCACAGCTCTTCGCTCTACACCACCCACCACAGCCCGGAGGCGGGCATCTGGCGGGAGACCCACCGGCACACCTATCTGCTGACCGACGGCGGTTCGGTCTCGCTGTGGGAGCTGACCTACCGGCTGGAGGGCGACCGGTCCCCGCGGCACGAGGTCTTCGCGAGCAAGGCGGAGACCTGCCTGGCCGTGACCCGGCTGTTCGGCGAGGCCTCGGCCGGGGCGTCCCCGGATCCGTCGCCGATGCCGGGTGAGGACGAGCCGGAGGGCGACGTGGCGCTGCTGAGCGCGCTGTACGCGGCCCGGAGCCCGATGCGTCGGCACCGGGAGTACGCGGTGGAGGACTCCGCCGACCACGCCCGGCGGGTGCTGCGCCGCGCGGAGAACGCCGACCGGCCGGGCGAGCCGGTGACGACGCTGCTGCGGTCGGCGTACGCGCACCAGATCACGCAGGCGTTCGGCGCGCGGCACTCCTTCGCGGACGGGCGGGGCGCGGGTTTCAGCCTGTACGAGCACGCCTTCGTGCTGCTGGACGGGACCGAGGTCAGCCTGTGGGAGGTCGAGCACACGGCGACGCCCGACGGGCGGCACATGTGCGAGGTGTACGAGAGCGAGGCGGCCGCCCGCGGAGCGATGGAACTGCGCTCCCGCGTACGGTGA
- a CDS encoding chaplin, translated as MTYKKAVVLAAGALMLAGAASPAMADSTAHGVAAGSPGVLSGNLLQVPVHVPVNVCGNTVNIIALLNPAFGNTCVNA; from the coding sequence ATGACGTACAAGAAGGCAGTGGTGCTGGCCGCCGGCGCTCTCATGCTCGCCGGTGCCGCCTCCCCCGCCATGGCCGACTCGACCGCCCACGGCGTGGCCGCGGGTTCCCCCGGCGTCCTGTCCGGCAACCTGCTCCAGGTTCCGGTCCACGTCCCGGTCAACGTCTGCGGCAACACCGTGAACATCATCGCGCTGCTCAACCCGGCGTTCGGCAACACCTGCGTCAACGCCTGA